A genomic window from Salvia miltiorrhiza cultivar Shanhuang (shh) chromosome 5, IMPLAD_Smil_shh, whole genome shotgun sequence includes:
- the LOC131024808 gene encoding uncharacterized protein LOC131024808 produces the protein MRIQPIDSLSSNVVKSSVLKLRLKRFFDRPFNGVLRISSVEKLVARGDKDGGGAAKFEPSSVCLDKMVQNFMEDNNEKTSLPPLPLGMAIGSDDKLDFFSDSISANSSFDDPFDTLRNLIPCATVSERNLLAHTLKIVEKNNRTYKRKRRLKGNSHRWSNSGA, from the exons atGAGAATCCAGCCGATCGACAGTTTGTCGAGCAACGTCGTCAAGTCGTCGGTGCTTAAGTTACGGCTTAAGCGGTTTTTTGACCGACCGTTCAACGGCGTCCTCCGGATTTCATCCGTTGAGAAGCTGGTCGCCAGAGGAGATAAAGATGGCGGTGGCGCTGCCAAATTCGAGCCGAGCTCAGTATGTTTGGATAAAATGGTTCAGAATTTCATGGAGGACAACAACGAGAAAACCTCCCTCCCTCCACTGCcgctagggatggcaatcgg CTCCGATGACAAGCTCGATTTCTTCTCCGATTCGATTTCCGCTAATTCTTCCTTCGACGACCCCTTCGATACTCtcagg AATTTGATACCGTGCGCGACTGTGTCTGAGAGAAATCTATTGGCACACACTTTGAAAATCGTCGAAAAAAACAACAGAACTTACAAAAGAAAAAGACGATTGAAGGGAAATAGCCACCGGTGGTCTAACAGTGGCGCATAG